A genome region from Tolypothrix sp. PCC 7712 includes the following:
- a CDS encoding N-acetylmannosamine-6-phosphate 2-epimerase has product MPHAPCPKGLIVSCQAPVDSPLHQPLVIAAMAQAAVNNGAVGVRIDTPNHIQAVRACVNAPIIGLWKQVIAGYDVYITPQFHHAVAVAAAGADIIAIDATMRSRPGDEQLATMIARIHQELNKPVMADVDTIEAAKAAVNAGADIVGTTLFGYTAATKDFTPPGWELLSQMVEQLNIPVICEGGIASPQMARQALALGADAVVVGTAITGIDIQVRAYKSIMSSEKL; this is encoded by the coding sequence ATGCCCCATGCCCCATGCCCAAAAGGCTTAATTGTCTCTTGCCAAGCCCCCGTTGATTCACCGTTGCATCAACCGCTAGTAATTGCAGCGATGGCACAGGCGGCGGTGAATAATGGCGCTGTTGGGGTGCGGATAGATACCCCCAATCACATTCAAGCTGTGCGTGCTTGTGTGAATGCGCCGATTATTGGGCTATGGAAACAAGTTATAGCTGGCTACGATGTCTACATTACCCCTCAGTTTCATCATGCTGTAGCTGTGGCGGCTGCTGGGGCTGATATTATTGCCATCGATGCCACAATGAGAAGCCGCCCTGGTGATGAGCAATTAGCAACGATGATTGCCAGAATTCATCAAGAATTAAATAAACCAGTTATGGCAGATGTCGATACAATTGAGGCGGCAAAAGCAGCAGTCAATGCTGGAGCAGATATTGTGGGAACAACTCTTTTTGGTTACACAGCCGCAACCAAAGATTTTACGCCTCCTGGTTGGGAACTCCTCAGCCAGATGGTTGAACAGCTAAATATTCCCGTGATTTGTGAAGGTGGGATAGCTTCACCCCAAATGGCTCGCCAAGCCTTAGCTTTAGGGGCTGATGCTGTTGTCGTTGGTACTGCTATTACTGGGATTGACATTCAAGTCAGAGCCTATAAATCAATAATGAGTTCTGAAAAATTATGA
- a CDS encoding GAF domain-containing sensor histidine kinase, translated as MLSSSDLSFSRTLPLDTFNQLGELLQQMAQAVGSAALVLTEAVLARIRVPAEWQEQRFTLLVSEGFSALLMGNLTQREQQSPDTEVRGASFTTGTNSANNLLNSGNQPKQLSSTSQLTSISYSQDAAELNTRLTFNCEAIASFLVKLRDLFGADSYTYQNLQRYSQILRTNDATLQSQFTLLLLEYLLPQLNQQVDFAQTLNEPHAYICQPVEDALKKQVAQERLLNQVTNQIRRSLDLSVIMTTALTQVREFLELDRLIIYRFEDGRATNTSYNFDAASLNSDNYRTWFGNQPGEPPHQLNGQYALSTPTNPQPPLQDYQLHGGCIVYEVRANEAIPSVLNYREETCFVHHSQCWEKYRQGFTLAVVDVEKTYSLEQCLLNFLREVQVRAKVAAPIMFEEKLWGLLIAHQCHHPREWTENEKTLLSAIAEQLAIAIHQTELMRSLRDAARTLTQEKHTLEQRVAERTLELRDALLAAEAASRLRNEFLATISHELLTPLTYVIGMSSTLLRWPLGELSQRQRDYLQTIHDSGEHLLEMINDILDLSQIEAGKAVLNITEFSLRDIAENTVKTLEDRANQVQLQLTLDLQIDPRRDRFTADATRIEQIISNLLTNAIKFTPKGGNVTLRLWVEEETAIFQVEDTGIGIPEEQLPLLFEKFQQLDTPYRRRYEGTGLGLALTKQLVELHRGRIEVESTVGIGSIFTVWIPAQPMTVCKS; from the coding sequence ATGCTTAGTTCTTCTGATTTGAGCTTCTCTCGAACCTTACCCTTAGATACATTTAATCAGCTTGGGGAATTGTTACAACAGATGGCTCAAGCAGTGGGAAGTGCAGCTTTGGTGTTAACAGAAGCGGTGTTGGCAAGGATTCGCGTCCCTGCAGAGTGGCAGGAGCAAAGGTTTACATTGCTGGTGTCTGAGGGGTTTAGTGCGCTGTTAATGGGAAATCTCACCCAGAGAGAACAGCAATCACCTGATACGGAGGTAAGAGGAGCTAGCTTTACAACGGGGACAAATTCCGCTAATAATTTGCTCAACTCTGGTAACCAGCCCAAGCAACTTTCCTCTACATCGCAGCTTACCAGTATTTCCTATTCTCAGGATGCAGCAGAGCTGAATACGAGGTTGACATTTAATTGCGAAGCGATCGCTTCTTTCTTGGTAAAACTGCGAGATTTGTTTGGCGCTGATTCCTATACTTACCAAAATCTGCAACGTTATAGTCAAATTCTCCGTACTAATGATGCTACGCTCCAAAGTCAATTTACGCTGTTGTTATTAGAATATCTCTTGCCGCAGCTGAATCAGCAGGTAGATTTTGCACAAACTTTGAATGAGCCTCATGCTTATATTTGTCAACCTGTGGAAGATGCACTGAAAAAACAGGTTGCTCAAGAACGGCTGTTGAATCAAGTTACAAACCAAATCCGCAGAAGCTTGGATTTATCTGTCATCATGACGACGGCGCTCACACAAGTACGTGAGTTTTTAGAATTAGACAGATTAATAATTTATAGATTTGAGGATGGAAGAGCCACCAATACCTCATACAACTTTGATGCTGCGTCCTTAAATAGTGATAATTACCGTACCTGGTTTGGTAATCAACCAGGAGAACCTCCCCATCAACTCAACGGACAATATGCACTGTCAACACCAACCAATCCCCAACCCCCACTACAAGATTATCAACTACATGGGGGTTGTATAGTCTATGAAGTCCGTGCTAACGAGGCAATTCCTTCTGTTTTGAATTATCGGGAAGAAACTTGCTTTGTACATCACTCCCAATGTTGGGAGAAGTATCGCCAAGGTTTTACCTTAGCGGTGGTTGATGTGGAAAAAACTTACAGCCTTGAACAATGTTTGTTAAATTTTTTAAGGGAAGTTCAGGTACGTGCTAAGGTAGCCGCCCCCATTATGTTTGAGGAAAAACTTTGGGGACTGCTAATTGCCCATCAATGTCACCATCCACGAGAATGGACTGAAAACGAAAAAACCTTGCTGAGTGCGATCGCAGAACAATTAGCGATCGCTATTCACCAAACCGAATTAATGCGATCGCTGCGAGATGCTGCCAGAACTCTCACTCAAGAAAAGCATACCCTGGAACAACGAGTAGCTGAACGCACACTAGAGCTACGCGATGCTTTACTCGCCGCAGAAGCCGCTAGCCGCCTGAGAAATGAATTTTTAGCGACAATTAGCCATGAATTGCTTACGCCCTTAACTTATGTCATCGGCATGTCTTCCACGCTGTTACGCTGGCCTTTGGGTGAATTGAGCCAACGTCAACGAGATTATCTTCAAACCATCCACGACAGTGGCGAGCATTTATTAGAAATGATTAATGACATCCTCGATTTATCGCAAATTGAGGCAGGCAAAGCAGTTTTAAATATTACAGAATTTTCCTTAAGAGATATCGCAGAAAATACGGTAAAAACTTTAGAAGACAGAGCCAATCAGGTACAGTTGCAGCTGACGCTTGATTTGCAAATCGATCCAAGACGCGATCGCTTTACTGCCGATGCAACGAGAATTGAGCAAATTATTTCTAATTTATTAACAAATGCCATTAAATTTACCCCGAAAGGCGGCAATGTGACTTTACGCTTGTGGGTAGAAGAAGAAACTGCCATCTTTCAAGTAGAAGATACAGGTATTGGCATTCCTGAAGAACAGTTACCTCTACTATTTGAAAAATTTCAACAACTCGATACACCCTATCGCCGCCGCTACGAAGGTACAGGATTAGGTTTAGCCTTAACTAAACAACTAGTAGAACTCCATCGCGGGCGCATTGAAGTAGAGTCTACTGTAGGCATCGGTTCAATTTTCACCGTGTGGATACCAGCGCAGCCGATGACGGTGTGTAAGTCGTGA
- the cobN gene encoding cobaltochelatase subunit CobN — protein sequence MHRVSATSGGWNQSEDLIFIEQTPAPFVFITAADTDIQTLAAAVPQLPATFPALRVANLLQLQQQISIDSYGEEVLELAQVIIVRLLGGRSYWAYGLEVVQEIVQSNGINLIVMPGDDAFDPHLVSQSSVPLDIVNQVWQYFSQGGVKNFVHALQFIADSCLSTSFNPPAPELVPRIGLYEWGLGTGDWGLGTGDEGERSDAQCPMPNAPCPMSHAQCPMPKVGILFYRAHYLSGNTRVIDSLCQALVQKNLQPVPVFVSSLREPDIQEELSEFFQPKDSEQIAVLLNTTSFSLARLETETPQIELWEKLDVPVLQVILSGGRVEQWESQMTGLSPRDIAMNVALPEVDGRIISRAVSFKTVQTRNQDLETDVVVYEPISDRIEFVAQLAANWVRLRSKPPQERRIAVIVANYPNRDGRLANGVGLDTPASCVEILKALQLAGYHLENLPANSDELIQRLTTGVTNDPEGRDWRAVNQSLSLEEYQNYFATLPSAVQQGITQRWGDWGLGTGDWVLGIGDKADEGETKHIPLPITNYQLPITNYPMPNAQCPMPIPGIQLGNIFVGIQPSRGYDLDPSLNYHAPDLEPTHNYLAFYYWVKECFGADAIVHVGKHGNLEWLPGKSLALSSNCYPEVALGAMPHLYPFIVNDPGEGSQAKRRSQAVIIDHLTPPMTRAELYGSLQQLENLIDEYYEAESLDPVRLPMIRDRIRELMLQENLHQDLGITNEQDILNFENLILNSINGYLCELKEAQIRDGLHIFGQCPQGQQLRDLIVAIARIPNRYSIGITRALAAEWSLDFDPLTANFSDKFTLPESSLAPLHLVAKLKSCHTIGDAVEILEEHAAYLVEQLIASNPQYPVPSTQSPVPPILHWIALKLLPALQQTQQEITNLLRGLDGRYVQSAASGAPTRGRPEVLPTGKNFYSVDIRALPTETAWDIGRKAAETLVERYTQDNGEYPKTLALSVWGTATMRTGGDDIAEALALLGVRPVWDGAARRVVDFEILPLSVLGRPRVDVTLRISGFFRDAFPNMIDLFDSAVQAVAALDEPPEQNPLAAQVQQDTDFWQAKGLTSEEAQMRSRYRIFGSKPGAYGAGLQGLMESQNWTDDQDLARAYINWSSYAYSPSSPTAAPEALQQRLMQTQVVLHNQDNREHDLLDSDDYYQFQGGLTAAVRSLQGQNPQIYFGDNSNTAQPKVRQLKEEIARVYRSRVINPKWIAGVMRHGYKGAFEMAATVDFLFAYDATTQCVEDYMYQGIVNTYLLDPAVEEFIQQKNPWALRDIAEKLLEAHKRSLWQDVNTQTLEMLRALVHQAEAAIEEK from the coding sequence ATGCATCGTGTAAGTGCCACATCCGGAGGATGGAATCAGTCAGAAGACTTGATTTTTATAGAACAAACTCCAGCTCCCTTTGTGTTTATTACGGCTGCTGATACAGACATTCAAACCCTGGCAGCTGCGGTTCCCCAATTACCTGCGACGTTTCCTGCATTAAGAGTTGCCAACCTGTTGCAGTTACAACAACAAATAAGTATAGACAGTTATGGCGAGGAAGTTTTAGAACTTGCTCAAGTAATTATTGTGCGCTTACTAGGAGGACGTTCCTATTGGGCTTACGGTTTAGAAGTAGTACAAGAAATTGTTCAAAGTAATGGTATAAACCTCATTGTAATGCCAGGGGATGATGCTTTTGATCCCCATTTAGTTTCTCAGTCTAGCGTGCCTTTAGATATTGTGAACCAAGTATGGCAGTACTTTAGCCAAGGTGGTGTAAAGAATTTTGTTCACGCCCTCCAGTTTATTGCTGACAGTTGCCTTTCAACTTCTTTTAATCCTCCCGCACCGGAATTAGTGCCGCGAATTGGGTTGTATGAGTGGGGACTGGGGACTGGGGACTGGGGACTAGGGACTGGGGATGAGGGAGAAAGAAGTGATGCCCAATGCCCAATGCCCAATGCCCCATGCCCAATGTCCCATGCCCAATGCCCCATGCCCAAAGTCGGCATTCTGTTCTACCGCGCTCACTATCTTTCTGGCAATACAAGAGTAATTGATAGTTTATGTCAAGCTTTGGTACAGAAAAATTTACAGCCTGTGCCTGTGTTTGTTTCTTCATTGCGCGAACCGGATATTCAAGAGGAGTTGAGCGAGTTTTTCCAACCCAAGGACTCAGAACAAATTGCAGTACTGCTTAATACCACTAGCTTTTCCCTGGCGCGCTTAGAGACAGAAACACCCCAGATTGAACTTTGGGAAAAATTGGATGTGCCAGTGTTACAAGTTATTCTCAGTGGGGGGAGAGTGGAACAGTGGGAATCGCAAATGACAGGGCTTTCTCCCCGTGATATTGCCATGAATGTGGCACTACCGGAGGTAGATGGGCGAATCATTAGCCGTGCTGTCTCTTTTAAAACAGTGCAAACGCGCAATCAGGATTTAGAAACCGATGTGGTAGTTTATGAACCAATAAGCGATCGCATTGAGTTTGTCGCTCAACTAGCAGCTAATTGGGTACGCTTACGTTCTAAGCCACCCCAAGAAAGGCGTATTGCCGTCATTGTCGCCAATTACCCCAACCGCGATGGCAGACTTGCTAATGGCGTGGGATTAGATACCCCAGCTAGTTGTGTAGAAATTCTCAAGGCTTTGCAATTAGCCGGCTATCACCTAGAAAATTTACCTGCTAATAGCGATGAATTAATTCAACGCCTCACCACTGGCGTAACCAACGATCCAGAGGGTAGGGATTGGCGCGCAGTCAACCAAAGCCTTTCTCTGGAAGAATACCAAAACTATTTCGCCACCTTGCCATCAGCAGTACAGCAAGGTATTACTCAGCGATGGGGGGACTGGGGACTGGGGACTGGGGACTGGGTATTGGGGATTGGGGATAAGGCAGATGAGGGAGAAACAAAACATATCCCATTACCAATTACCAATTACCAATTACCAATTACCAATTACCCAATGCCCAATGCCCAATGCCCCATGCCCATTCCTGGCATTCAACTCGGTAACATCTTCGTAGGCATTCAACCATCAAGAGGTTATGACCTTGACCCTAGTTTGAATTATCATGCACCGGATTTAGAACCAACTCATAATTATTTAGCTTTTTATTATTGGGTAAAGGAATGTTTTGGTGCGGATGCTATTGTTCACGTCGGAAAACATGGCAATCTTGAGTGGCTTCCCGGTAAAAGTTTAGCTTTATCGAGCAATTGTTATCCAGAAGTGGCTTTGGGGGCAATGCCTCACTTGTATCCGTTTATCGTCAACGATCCAGGTGAGGGTTCACAAGCTAAACGCCGCAGTCAAGCTGTAATTATCGACCATTTAACACCGCCAATGACGCGGGCGGAACTCTATGGTTCACTGCAACAGTTAGAGAATTTAATTGATGAGTATTACGAAGCAGAAAGTTTAGATCCGGTGCGTTTACCGATGATTCGCGATCGCATCCGCGAACTAATGCTGCAAGAGAATTTACATCAAGACTTAGGGATTACCAATGAACAAGACATTTTAAACTTTGAAAATTTAATTTTAAATTCCATCAATGGCTATCTTTGTGAATTAAAAGAAGCCCAAATTCGTGATGGCTTGCATATTTTTGGACAATGTCCCCAAGGGCAACAATTACGCGATTTAATAGTAGCGATCGCACGCATCCCCAATCGTTATTCCATCGGTATTACCCGCGCCTTAGCTGCAGAATGGAGTTTAGATTTCGACCCCCTCACCGCCAATTTCAGCGACAAATTTACCCTACCAGAATCTAGCCTTGCACCTTTACATCTTGTAGCCAAGCTGAAATCTTGCCACACCATCGGCGACGCTGTAGAAATCCTCGAAGAACACGCCGCTTACCTAGTTGAGCAACTCATAGCTTCCAATCCCCAGTACCCAGTACCCAGTACCCAGTCCCCAGTCCCCCCAATTCTTCACTGGATCGCCCTCAAACTCCTCCCCGCATTACAACAAACCCAGCAAGAAATTACCAACTTGTTACGCGGGCTAGATGGCAGATATGTTCAGAGTGCTGCTTCTGGCGCACCTACACGCGGTCGCCCGGAAGTATTGCCAACTGGTAAAAACTTTTACTCTGTAGATATTCGTGCCCTACCCACAGAAACAGCCTGGGATATCGGCAGAAAAGCAGCCGAAACACTTGTTGAACGCTACACTCAAGATAATGGTGAGTATCCGAAAACACTAGCGTTATCAGTTTGGGGCACAGCAACAATGCGAACAGGTGGTGATGATATTGCCGAAGCCTTAGCGCTGTTAGGCGTGCGGCCTGTATGGGATGGTGCAGCGCGGCGGGTAGTGGATTTTGAAATTTTACCGTTGTCAGTGTTAGGAAGACCTCGCGTTGATGTCACATTAAGAATTTCGGGATTTTTCCGCGATGCTTTCCCCAACATGATTGATTTATTTGACTCAGCCGTGCAAGCAGTAGCCGCCTTAGATGAACCACCAGAACAAAACCCCCTAGCGGCGCAAGTGCAGCAAGATACTGATTTTTGGCAAGCGAAAGGATTAACTTCAGAGGAAGCACAAATGCGATCGCGCTATCGCATCTTTGGTTCTAAACCTGGTGCTTACGGTGCTGGACTCCAAGGCTTAATGGAATCGCAAAATTGGACAGACGATCAAGATTTAGCCCGCGCCTACATCAACTGGAGTTCTTACGCCTACTCCCCCTCATCTCCAACTGCCGCCCCCGAAGCCTTACAGCAACGCTTGATGCAAACACAAGTTGTGCTGCACAACCAAGATAACCGCGAACATGACTTACTCGATTCTGATGATTATTACCAATTTCAAGGTGGTTTAACAGCCGCAGTCCGTTCTCTTCAAGGACAGAATCCGCAAATTTATTTTGGTGATAATTCTAATACTGCTCAACCAAAAGTCCGCCAACTCAAAGAGGAAATTGCTCGGGTATATCGTTCCCGCGTCATTAATCCTAAGTGGATTGCTGGGGTAATGCGCCACGGCTACAAAGGCGCATTTGAAATGGCGGCGACAGTAGATTTTCTTTTTGCCTACGATGCCACAACTCAATGTGTCGAAGATTATATGTATCAAGGTATAGTAAATACTTATTTGCTCGATCCTGCTGTGGAAGAATTTATTCAGCAAAAAAATCCGTGGGCTTTGCGTGATATTGCTGAGAAATTATTGGAAGCACATAAGCGCAGTTTATGGCAGGATGTAAATACACAAACATTGGAAATGTTACGAGCCTTAGTACATCAAGCTGAAGCAGCAATTGAAGAAAAATAA
- a CDS encoding peptidoglycan-binding protein translates to MDNLAYFHLAFAYEDSESSELVSLKDFFNTAATPDWKRLSSRAWRYMLPLALTLSIFSAVSSVLALERGDQGPSVRNLQQKLKQVGFYQAPVTQIYDFPTEDAVRRFQKAAGLPVDGVVGTTTLQKLDNWRPRVASTTTPAKKTSTNTTATRTTAVSTQPKKTATTNTTAKKPTVVPTTTATNKRSNPNYLVKGDEGESVRVLQERLRVAGFYYGNATGIFGPITEEAVKRFQTAYNLDADGVVGPATMKKLPPLGVGDGEDAPKAVADRDKLRMGDRGEPVRILQDHLIKAGYLQGEPNGYFGPNTADAVRRFQAANYLAPSGIAGPTTRAKLYSLVTNTPKSEFSVLEIQRRLQEKGFYKGQLNGVMADDTKKAIKQAQEFYGISLKDIRSGRF, encoded by the coding sequence ATGGACAACCTCGCGTATTTCCACCTAGCTTTTGCCTATGAAGACAGCGAATCCAGTGAATTGGTTTCTCTGAAAGATTTTTTTAACACAGCAGCAACACCAGACTGGAAACGGCTTTCTAGCAGGGCTTGGCGATATATGTTACCTCTTGCCCTCACTTTGTCGATTTTCAGTGCTGTTAGTAGTGTCTTGGCACTGGAACGCGGCGATCAAGGCCCTTCTGTCAGGAATCTACAACAAAAGTTGAAACAAGTAGGCTTTTATCAAGCTCCCGTTACGCAAATTTATGACTTCCCCACTGAAGATGCTGTACGCCGCTTTCAAAAAGCTGCTGGCTTACCAGTAGATGGAGTCGTAGGTACAACCACTTTACAAAAATTAGACAACTGGCGGCCCAGAGTTGCAAGTACAACCACACCAGCGAAGAAGACTAGTACAAATACAACCGCTACTAGAACAACTGCTGTTAGTACACAACCGAAAAAAACAGCTACCACCAATACAACCGCTAAAAAACCTACCGTTGTTCCAACCACAACAGCAACTAACAAGCGCAGCAATCCCAATTACCTTGTGAAAGGTGATGAAGGTGAATCTGTGAGAGTTTTACAAGAAAGATTGCGAGTTGCTGGCTTTTATTACGGTAACGCCACGGGTATCTTTGGCCCAATTACAGAAGAGGCGGTGAAAAGATTCCAAACAGCTTATAACCTAGATGCTGATGGTGTGGTAGGCCCAGCAACAATGAAGAAATTGCCACCTCTTGGTGTTGGTGATGGAGAGGATGCTCCTAAAGCAGTAGCCGATCGCGATAAATTGCGGATGGGCGATCGCGGTGAACCAGTTCGGATTCTGCAAGATCACTTGATCAAAGCTGGCTATTTACAGGGAGAACCAAATGGCTACTTTGGCCCCAATACCGCAGATGCTGTTCGCAGATTTCAAGCCGCTAATTATTTAGCACCTAGTGGTATAGCTGGCCCAACTACCAGAGCCAAGTTATATAGCTTAGTGACTAATACTCCTAAGAGTGAATTTAGTGTTTTAGAAATTCAAAGACGACTACAAGAAAAAGGTTTCTACAAAGGTCAACTCAATGGTGTAATGGCAGATGACACCAAAAAAGCCATTAAACAAGCCCAAGAGTTTTACGGTATCAGTCTCAAGGATATTAGAAGCGGACGCTTTTAG
- a CDS encoding Fur family transcriptional regulator encodes MTVYTSTSLKAELNDRGWRLTPQRETILHIFQELPQGEHLSAEDLYHRLETDGEGISLSTIYRTLKLMARMGILRELELGEGHKHYELNQPYPHHHHHLICVRCNSTIEFKNDSILKIGAKTAQKEGFHLLDCQMTIHAVCPKCQRALMPL; translated from the coding sequence ATGACTGTTTACACTTCTACTTCACTAAAAGCGGAATTAAATGACCGGGGCTGGCGTTTAACTCCCCAACGTGAAACAATTCTACACATTTTCCAAGAACTTCCGCAAGGCGAACACCTCAGTGCTGAGGATCTTTATCATCGCCTAGAAACTGATGGTGAAGGAATTAGTCTGTCAACTATTTATCGGACTTTAAAGTTGATGGCTAGAATGGGGATTTTGCGGGAATTGGAACTGGGGGAAGGACATAAACATTACGAACTTAATCAGCCCTACCCCCATCACCACCATCACCTCATCTGTGTCAGATGTAACAGTACAATTGAGTTTAAAAACGACTCAATTTTGAAAATTGGGGCGAAAACTGCCCAGAAAGAAGGTTTTCATCTGCTCGACTGTCAAATGACTATTCATGCAGTGTGTCCCAAGTGCCAAAGAGCTTTGATGCCGTTATAG
- the sigC gene encoding RNA polymerase sigma factor SigC, which translates to MPATSFYADAPYNAQKSQQILDQDLTVDDHELPLEDLQDLELASVDPASFAASTNRRSTDLVRLYLQEIGRVRLLGRDEEVSEAQKVQRYLRMRIVLANAAKQGDAVIEPYLRLIEVQERLASELGHRPSLERWAATAGIKLCDLKPTLSEGKRRWAEIAKITVEELEQIQSQGLQSKEHMIKANLRLVVSVAKKYQNRGLELLDLVQEGTLGLERAVEKFDPTKGYRFSTYAYWWIRQGITRAIATSSRTIRLPVHITEKLNKIKKAQRKIAQEKGRTPTLEDLAVELEMTPTQVREVLLRVPRSVSLETKVGKDKDTELGELLETDSVTPEELLMRESLQRDLQHLLADLTSRERDVILMRFGLADGHPYSLAEIGRALDLSRERVRQIESKALQKLRQPKRRNLIRDYLESLS; encoded by the coding sequence ATGCCAGCAACATCTTTTTACGCAGATGCCCCCTACAACGCACAAAAATCTCAGCAAATCTTAGACCAAGATCTCACGGTTGACGATCATGAGTTGCCTTTAGAAGATTTGCAAGATTTAGAGTTGGCTTCTGTTGATCCCGCGAGTTTCGCTGCTAGCACCAACCGTCGGAGTACGGATTTAGTACGCCTCTATCTTCAAGAAATTGGTCGGGTACGCTTATTAGGGCGAGACGAAGAGGTTTCAGAAGCTCAGAAAGTCCAACGTTATTTGCGGATGCGGATAGTACTTGCTAATGCTGCCAAGCAAGGGGATGCAGTCATTGAGCCTTATCTGCGATTGATTGAAGTCCAAGAACGTTTAGCATCTGAACTGGGACATCGTCCGTCTTTAGAAAGATGGGCAGCCACAGCTGGTATAAAGTTGTGCGATCTCAAGCCTACTTTATCTGAAGGTAAACGTCGCTGGGCGGAAATTGCCAAAATTACAGTGGAAGAATTGGAACAAATTCAGTCCCAAGGACTCCAATCGAAAGAACACATGATCAAGGCGAATCTGCGCTTGGTTGTGTCTGTTGCTAAGAAATATCAAAATCGCGGATTAGAATTATTGGATTTAGTCCAAGAAGGCACACTTGGCTTGGAACGCGCTGTAGAAAAATTTGACCCAACTAAGGGTTATCGCTTTAGTACTTACGCTTACTGGTGGATTCGTCAAGGTATTACCAGAGCGATCGCTACTTCTAGCCGGACAATTCGCCTTCCTGTTCACATTACTGAAAAGCTGAACAAAATTAAAAAGGCTCAACGCAAAATTGCTCAAGAAAAAGGTCGGACTCCGACTTTGGAAGATTTGGCTGTTGAGCTAGAAATGACACCCACTCAAGTGAGAGAAGTATTGTTACGGGTTCCTCGCTCTGTTTCTCTAGAAACCAAAGTAGGGAAAGATAAAGACACTGAGTTAGGCGAATTGCTCGAAACTGATAGTGTTACCCCAGAAGAATTATTAATGCGGGAATCTTTGCAAAGAGATTTACAGCATTTGTTAGCAGATTTAACCAGCCGCGAACGTGATGTAATTCTGATGCGGTTTGGTTTAGCAGATGGTCATCCCTACTCTTTAGCCGAAATCGGACGTGCGCTGGATTTATCACGGGAACGTGTACGCCAAATCGAATCTAAAGCTTTGCAAAAGCTACGCCAACCAAAGCGTCGTAATTTGATCCGCGACTATCTGGAATCCTTGAGTTAG
- a CDS encoding NAD(P)H-dependent glycerol-3-phosphate dehydrogenase, translating into MTNDNSQSVAILGAGAWGTALANLAAANGHRVRVWSRWGEETLETVLEDAQIILSAISMKGVRDVAAQVKSLPVSRETIFVTATKGLEPETTCTPSQIWQSTFPDNAVVVLSGPNLSKEIEMELPAATVVASNIFAAAQTVQLVFSSNRFRVYTNPDPVGVELGGTLKNVIAIAAGVCDGLQLGTNAKAGLVTRGLTEMVRIGNFWGAKTETFYGLSGLGDLLATCNSPLSRNYQVGYQLAAGKTLEEVLSHLQGTAEGVNTCRVLMQRARQQNIPVPITEQVDRLLQGKITPQQALDELMLRDIKPEYDFEDGE; encoded by the coding sequence ATGACCAATGACAATTCACAATCTGTAGCAATTTTGGGAGCAGGTGCTTGGGGAACAGCACTGGCTAATTTGGCTGCGGCTAATGGTCATCGGGTGCGCGTTTGGTCACGTTGGGGAGAGGAAACACTGGAAACAGTTTTAGAAGATGCTCAAATAATCCTTTCTGCCATTTCGATGAAAGGTGTCAGGGATGTAGCTGCTCAAGTCAAGTCTTTACCTGTCTCTCGGGAAACAATTTTTGTGACGGCTACCAAGGGTTTAGAACCAGAAACAACCTGTACGCCGTCGCAAATTTGGCAATCTACTTTTCCTGACAATGCAGTTGTTGTTTTATCTGGCCCTAATTTATCGAAAGAAATTGAAATGGAATTACCAGCTGCAACTGTAGTCGCTAGCAATATTTTTGCAGCAGCGCAAACAGTGCAGTTGGTGTTTTCTTCTAATCGCTTTCGGGTATACACCAATCCCGATCCTGTGGGAGTGGAATTAGGGGGAACACTCAAGAATGTAATTGCGATCGCAGCTGGTGTATGTGATGGTTTACAATTAGGAACCAATGCCAAAGCTGGTTTAGTCACCCGTGGACTTACAGAAATGGTTCGCATCGGTAATTTCTGGGGTGCAAAAACAGAAACATTTTATGGTTTATCAGGTTTAGGGGATTTACTAGCAACTTGCAACAGTCCCCTAAGTCGTAATTATCAAGTAGGTTACCAGCTAGCTGCTGGCAAAACACTCGAAGAAGTTCTCTCCCATCTCCAAGGAACTGCTGAAGGTGTCAACACTTGTCGAGTGTTGATGCAAAGAGCCAGACAGCAGAATATTCCCGTACCAATTACTGAGCAAGTCGATAGATTACTTCAAGGTAAAATCACACCCCAACAAGCTCTTGATGAATTAATGCTACGTGACATCAAGCCTGAGTATGATTTTGAGGATGGGGAGTAG